In Acidobacteriota bacterium, the DNA window TTTCCCCTCAGCGCATCCATGCTCGCTCGACCGTAGTGACCGCTACGCTCTTCGTTCCCGAGCACGCGCTGAGGGGAAAATGCCTGCGCCAGGATCACACCCCCTGGTGAGAAGTGCGGGCCGGCGGACGTCTCCCGAAGATGGCCGTGCCTACCCGAACCATGGTGGAACCTTCCTCAATGGCCACGGGAAAATCGTGGCTCATTCCCATGGACAGAACCTTCATGCGTACCTTCGGAACGCCAAGATTCGCCAACCGGTCGAACCACTGCCTCAACCGCCGAAAATAGGGCCGCACGGCCTCGCCATCTTCCAGATAGGGGGGAATGGCCATCAGTCCCTGAATCGAGATGAAGTCCAGGTCGACCAAACGCCCGGCCATTTCTTCCAGCTCTTCTTCCGCCACCCCCGCCTTTTGCGGCTCTCTTCCGATATTGACCTGGATCAACACCGAGACCACCTTGCCCAGTCTGGTCGCCGAACGATCGATCCGCCTGGCCAGATCGAGGCTGTCGACAGTCTGGATCCAATCGAAGGTGGCCACGGCGCGGTTGACCTTGTTCTTCTGGAGTGGGCCGATCAGGTGATACTCAAAATCCAGTCCCGCCAGATGAACCTTCTTGGACTGGGCTTCCTGAACGCGATTCTCGCCCA includes these proteins:
- a CDS encoding YggS family pyridoxal phosphate-dependent enzyme, producing MGVIAGNVQRVMETVAEAALKSGRRPETVRLMAVSKLMAADRIRQALAAGVDCLGENRVQEAQSKKVHLAGLDFEYHLIGPLQKNKVNRAVATFDWIQTVDSLDLARRIDRSATRLGKVVSVLIQVNIGREPQKAGVAEEELEEMAGRLVDLDFISIQGLMAIPPYLEDGEAVRPYFRRLRQWFDRLANLGVPKVRMKVLSMGMSHDFPVAIEEGSTMVRVGTAIFGRRPPARTSHQGV